The Montipora foliosa isolate CH-2021 chromosome 14, ASM3666993v2, whole genome shotgun sequence genome window below encodes:
- the LOC137985008 gene encoding nuclear receptor subfamily 2 group E member 1-like isoform X2: protein MSDTDFIAPRRGKAEAKQTVLCKVCGDRASGKHYGVLTCDGCRGFFKRSIRRDLAYQCKESNSCPIDVARRNQCQACRLKKCFEVRMNRDAVQHERAPRTNQYKQSTNEEIRCKPLKRKQNNYEQDSFDISPSQIHVTPKKEKVIDSPVTPEPVYYDSSPPRFLVSYVNPESPKDASVSVSMAATMTPPHTPQHGQQVPYPMIYLGSPEMLHESAVRILFMTVKWVRNIPTFFELPFRDQAILLEEGWSELFILSTAQWNLPVEISTLLAAAGVNSQLDEAEKMICGMGDIKALRTIVERFRAANIDQTEYACLKAIVLFKPDTRGLRAPHHVEQLQDQAQSMLGEYDRQTYPSQQVRFGRLLLMLPALREVTSKCIEQMFFRGTLDNIPMERLLSDMFKSA, encoded by the exons ATGTCCGACACGGATTTTATTGCACCAAGACGAGGAAAAGCAG AAGCCAAGCAAACTGTTCTTTGCAAAGTTTGTGGCGACAGAGCTTCTGGAAAGCACTATGGTGTTTTGACTTGTGACGGCTGCAGAGGTTTCTTTAAGAGAAGCATTCGACGGGACCTCGCTTATCAGTGCAAGGAAAGCAATTCCTGCCCTATTGATGTTGCGCGCCGAAACCAGTGTCAAGCTTGCAGGCTAAAGAAATGCTTTGAAGTACGAATGAATCGAGACG CTGTACAACACGAACGAGCTCCTCGCACTAATCAATACAAGCAATCTACAAATGAAGAGATTCGCTGTAAACCAttgaagagaaaacaaaacaattacgAGCAAGACAGCTTCGATATTTCACCCAGCCAGATTCATGTTActccaaagaaagaaaaggtcATTGACTCTCCCGTGACACCGGAACCTGTCTACTATGACAGCAGCCCTCCAAGGTTCCTTGTCTCGTACGTTAACCCCGAGAGCCCTAAAGATGCGTCGGTTTCAGTTTCCATGGCAGCCACCATGACCCCACCTCACACCCCACAGCATGGACAACAGGTGCCGTATCCAATGATCTACCTTGGTTCACCGGAAATGCTTCACGAATCGGCCGTGCGCATTTTGTTTATGACCGTCAAGTGGGTTCGCAATATCCCCACATTCTTTGAACTACCATTCCGAGATCAGGCAATTTTGTTGGAGGAAGGTTGGAGCGAGCTGTTCATCCTGAGCACTGCGCAGTGGAATTTGCCTGTGGAGATAAGTACTTTGTTAGCTGCCGCGGGAGTGAACTCGCAGCTAGACGAGGCTGAAAAAATGATTTGCGGAATGGGAGACATAAAGGCTTTAAGAACTATTGTAGAAAGGTTTAGAGCAGCCAACATCGATCAGACGGAGTACGCATGTCTCAAAGCTATCGTCCTTTTCAAGCCAG ATACACGAGGGCTTCGTGCACCACATCACGTTGAACAACTTCAAGACCAAGCACAAAGTATGTTGGGGGAATATGATCGTCAGACCTACCCAAGTCAACAAGTCCGCTTCGGTCGCTTGCTGCTAATGCTTCCCGCTTTGAGAGAGGTGACCTCAAAATGCATCGAACAGATGTTTTTCCGTGGTACTTTGGACAATATTCCAATGGAAAGGCTCTTATCTGACATGTTTAAATCAGCTTGA
- the LOC137985008 gene encoding nuclear receptor subfamily 2 group E member 1-like isoform X1, which translates to MNNFAHLTRMTCNVDVFSLAEAKQTVLCKVCGDRASGKHYGVLTCDGCRGFFKRSIRRDLAYQCKESNSCPIDVARRNQCQACRLKKCFEVRMNRDAVQHERAPRTNQYKQSTNEEIRCKPLKRKQNNYEQDSFDISPSQIHVTPKKEKVIDSPVTPEPVYYDSSPPRFLVSYVNPESPKDASVSVSMAATMTPPHTPQHGQQVPYPMIYLGSPEMLHESAVRILFMTVKWVRNIPTFFELPFRDQAILLEEGWSELFILSTAQWNLPVEISTLLAAAGVNSQLDEAEKMICGMGDIKALRTIVERFRAANIDQTEYACLKAIVLFKPDTRGLRAPHHVEQLQDQAQSMLGEYDRQTYPSQQVRFGRLLLMLPALREVTSKCIEQMFFRGTLDNIPMERLLSDMFKSA; encoded by the exons ATGAACAATTTTGCCCACTTGACAAGAATGACATGTAATGTTGACGTCTTTTCTCTCGCAGAAGCCAAGCAAACTGTTCTTTGCAAAGTTTGTGGCGACAGAGCTTCTGGAAAGCACTATGGTGTTTTGACTTGTGACGGCTGCAGAGGTTTCTTTAAGAGAAGCATTCGACGGGACCTCGCTTATCAGTGCAAGGAAAGCAATTCCTGCCCTATTGATGTTGCGCGCCGAAACCAGTGTCAAGCTTGCAGGCTAAAGAAATGCTTTGAAGTACGAATGAATCGAGACG CTGTACAACACGAACGAGCTCCTCGCACTAATCAATACAAGCAATCTACAAATGAAGAGATTCGCTGTAAACCAttgaagagaaaacaaaacaattacgAGCAAGACAGCTTCGATATTTCACCCAGCCAGATTCATGTTActccaaagaaagaaaaggtcATTGACTCTCCCGTGACACCGGAACCTGTCTACTATGACAGCAGCCCTCCAAGGTTCCTTGTCTCGTACGTTAACCCCGAGAGCCCTAAAGATGCGTCGGTTTCAGTTTCCATGGCAGCCACCATGACCCCACCTCACACCCCACAGCATGGACAACAGGTGCCGTATCCAATGATCTACCTTGGTTCACCGGAAATGCTTCACGAATCGGCCGTGCGCATTTTGTTTATGACCGTCAAGTGGGTTCGCAATATCCCCACATTCTTTGAACTACCATTCCGAGATCAGGCAATTTTGTTGGAGGAAGGTTGGAGCGAGCTGTTCATCCTGAGCACTGCGCAGTGGAATTTGCCTGTGGAGATAAGTACTTTGTTAGCTGCCGCGGGAGTGAACTCGCAGCTAGACGAGGCTGAAAAAATGATTTGCGGAATGGGAGACATAAAGGCTTTAAGAACTATTGTAGAAAGGTTTAGAGCAGCCAACATCGATCAGACGGAGTACGCATGTCTCAAAGCTATCGTCCTTTTCAAGCCAG ATACACGAGGGCTTCGTGCACCACATCACGTTGAACAACTTCAAGACCAAGCACAAAGTATGTTGGGGGAATATGATCGTCAGACCTACCCAAGTCAACAAGTCCGCTTCGGTCGCTTGCTGCTAATGCTTCCCGCTTTGAGAGAGGTGACCTCAAAATGCATCGAACAGATGTTTTTCCGTGGTACTTTGGACAATATTCCAATGGAAAGGCTCTTATCTGACATGTTTAAATCAGCTTGA